GAACAAAATAAGCATATCGCTTTGTTTCGTCTTCGCGAGGAATTTTGGTTGAATTCCTTCCAATGCACGGAAAGTTTTAATGGAGCATTTGTACGGCTAGTCTCATGATGCGCAGTTGATTTGGCTTTATTGAAAGCATCCCATCTTTTGCTAACAAGGTACGAGGGATGATCCTAATTTTAAACCGAAAGGGATGTGAGTTtcttgttggaacatgtttttgaaaagttttccaatcAACACATGAACAAATAAGCCTgctttattcttttttctccttctaaAGTGTGAAGCACAGACAATGCAGAAAAttcaaacaacacaacagtcACACGAACGGAGTGAATAATAGCACGCAAAGCAGCTCATTTGttacattaaaataattttattgctACATAATAACAACCCATTTCCGGACAGAAAACACTCGACGGCACGGTACGAAATCTAACACAGCATCACCATTAGGATCGAACCCGTGGCCACCACTAGCGTCGTGTTCGCTGTTTTGTCAGCTCCGATAACCGCGTGGCGCCCCATTCATTAGCCTATCGAAGCTCGAATCTCGACGGGTGAACCATTGATACCATTTGATCACATTGTTGGGCGGGGTCCTATCATCTCGCAACACCTCAGCCCCAGCCGCCCTCTGATAGATCCCCCGTTCCGCCGCCTCCACTCGTCTATCGGCCGTAAATTTCCACGATAAAGTTGTATCCGTGACCGCGCTGTGATTTCAGATGAACCGTCGTATAGTTGTAACCGATACCACCGGCATACAGGCTGGCATATCCGCCCTTCCCATTGGTGTACTGGTCCACGACGGAGATGGCGGAAATGTTACGTCCCACCTGGCCCTGTTATCATGCAGGCATGGAAGACCGGCGTTAGTCAAATTGGTGTTTCATTTCCCTcgtattttagcaaaaactcACCTTCAGCGGATACACGAGATCAATCGATTTAACCTGTAGGATGGTGCCGGACCGGACGGCAATCGTGCGGTTCAGCAGCACGTCCCGCGGATCCCGAACGCCCCAGAAATAGTTGTTGCTCTGGCTGGCGACCAGGCAAGCGAACAGCAGTACGGCTGCAACGACGGCTAGTCCTTTCATGGTTACGACAGTGTTTTAACGACAGCAGCGACGCACAAAATGCACAATTAGTGGACACCACAGCGGGATGGTTGCAACGCGAATGCTGTTCGGATACTGCGCGAACGATTGTTGGTACGATCGTCTTGCGATTGGACTATTTATAATGCAAAAATCTCATTGCCCACTATCGTTTATCTTATCAGTGCGCGCTGGCCACCTCAGAAGCTCAGAATCAAATGGCTtgggtgttttgtgttttattttttttttttttttgttttcgcctACACACTCACCGAAGTAGAGCCTCGTGTCATCAACCACACAATCATACTGCATGTTGCTGGAGCTGATAAGTCAGATAATAAGGGAAGCAACTCAGCACCTGGAAGACACTGTACACGGCGGCCACTGATCGCTTGGTATAGGACATTGAAAAACACTTTATCTACTTCCGTTCCGCTGGTGCACCGAGCGGTCCCACAGAGATGACTCAGTGACCGGATGACCATCAAACGGGGTGTGCTGTATTGTTGAACTGGGTTGTCTTGCTACCGTTGCGCGATAAGCGGTCACACTTCAATCAAGGAGCACAGATTGTGCGGTTGGGATTATTAGATTTGAGTGAAGTCTTTCCCTGACTCAGTAATGAGAGATATACGATCTTAGGGGATTTACAGTAGCTCACCAAATGGATGGTGCAGGTGGTGGTAGAATTACAAAAGGATTGGAAGAGATCTATCTATCGTCGACAAATTGCTTGCACTGCTTGTTGTTTTCCGAGAGATACATTCCTTTTGACCGTAATTATTATTCTTAGTTTCATTGAATTCTTATCGATCAAAACAGAaacttttcattatttatatgCAGTCCGTGTGAGACAGGGACCGACCACTGAATAAACAGGGACCTCTGATACTCTTGTTCTATTTggtgtaacgtcctacgcggacatgctggccggcctatacaggcgcTTTCGATACTAAtttagtaccacgcagccagaTAGCCAATCTTTGCTACGGGGGAACGGTCCATTAAGGACTTGAACCcaagacgggcatgttgttacgtcgtacgagctGACGACTGTAACATGGGGTCGCTCCCGTTGCTCGTAAAAACTAAATTATTAGGTCGAGTATGGTACATTCCTGTAACGTGTTGTTCttgtttctaatttttgatttttatttttaatatccaATAAACTATTTAAATGTGATACTAATAGGAAAAGTGAATATTTTATAATGCATGTTGTTAAGAAGCaattaaaacatacaaaaagaaCAATGctaataaagaaaaacatataTAAATTAAGTGCATTCAACCACAACTTACTGCATACTGAAGTAAAGTATATTAGTTActaaatacacaaaaaagggctGACCTCATGCGAATCAATACAAAATGCCTGAAATAAAGGATTTTTatgtaatataaaaataaacgtaAAAAATAACTGTTTAATAATTGCCAAAAACCACCATTTTGCCTGTTGCTTCGACACATAAAATAATCGAATGTAAATACGCACTGTAAACGATAAAATGTGCTTAAATATGATATACACTCTCTGAACAATGCATTCACCGGTTTTTTCCCCTATCAAAATGAATGTTTCCACAGCACAGATGCACGCTCTCTTGGTGCATCGATTATCAGCCCTTCCGATGTGTAATCGATACGAAAAGCCAAACTAGCCTGggagcatttttccttttctgtttttatttctcccccccccctctctctctctctttctctctctctctctctctgtctcttcctcCGGAACACAATTTCGCCAGGGCAATGTTTTACTTTCCGCTGCATAATCCTTTCAATATTGCTCTTCTCTTTGCTAGCCACGAGTGTGTTAGCCTGGCGCTTGGAAGGTTCCGTGCTTTCTTTTGCTATAGCTTTTTCCCTATATTTCCATATTTCCATATCGATGTTCGTGCTGGTGACACAACTTTTGTGGTCCAGAAATAACCCAAGCTAATCCCACGGCCGGCATATCAATGGACGCAATGGAAAGCGTGGAGGCAGAAGCGATGTACATTATCGTAATGAAACCCCCGTAATGCCgaaacagacagacagacagacagacacgcCACAAGTTGATCAATTGAAACTGCGACTGTATCACTTGGCTTGAGTTTAATTGTTTTACCTAAAATCGTTTGACCTTTTTGGGCCGTTTCTTGGACAGTGCCGTGGCTTTAAAGTTACCCCTTTGGTGGAAAGATGTACCGAAAGAAGAAGGTATTCTTCGAAACTGGTTTGGCTGGACATTGGGTGACGATTATCCCTGCTAAGCCCTGGCTATTTTAGTGTTGAGTGATTGTTtcaattgtttcatttcattcattgtttcattcaattaaatttatttttagcctgtttttttttcatcaaagAGACAGCAGAGCTCAGTTATGAGCAACCCAGACAAACTTTTACTTAATGTCTTAATGCAACAAAAACTCGCCCCCGTAAAGATTAATTGATGATCATGCAACAGCGTAATAGAGGCTTAAATCATACGACCGAACCTTCCTGTACATTTAATTACACACTTGGAGCAACAAATAAAATCGTTGAACAACATACCAGAAATAAATTGTATTCCATGCTGTACGAAAGCGTTACAAAGCGTTACAACAAAGCACGCAGCCAAAGTTTATGTACGCAGCCAAAAAACAGTTGCTGATTGATATGCAAAGCCAGTCGTTTGTGGCTGTTTCTTCATGTCACTGCTAATGCTGCTCAATATTGTAATAAGCCATCGTAGCGAGTCACGAAGTCAAACGATCATATTTCAAACATTCAAAGCTACAATATTATTATTGCATCACTTACAATTCCTCctttcgttgctgctgctggtgctgctgttgagtGAAAGcgtcaaacaaacaagacaccTCCTTCATGCAGTATTGGTTGGCAAATAGAGAAGGCAGAGCGTATTGCACTGTACGCTGAACAAAAAGCCGAAAACAATTAGCAAACTTAATTGTGCGACTAATTGACGCACTGTTTGCTGCCGCGTTCGTGTTCGGTCGCATTGTCTTCGCCGTACCATAGCTAGACAGTGGCCACCCAGCGGCCCCCTTTCGCATAACAGGCCGGGCGACAGTTTAGCAAAGCATAATTGGACGGGAGTGTTGGAGCGATCATTTGCATTAAGCGGCTGTGACTGCTCTGCATTAACTCGTCGTGGTGCTGGTGACACGGTGTGGACACattgcaaaacaataaattcaatgagaGAGGGAATTCATCTTCGGTTTGCTGTTTGCAATATCCTTCGTAAACGTTCGTAAACAAAAGGTTTCCTTTGTCGCTTGTATTTTAAACAGTCTatcgttttatttacattaaatCATCTACCAATAATAACGCTATTATTTGCGTTCCAGCTGTTTAATGTAAGGCTTTTATAGTTGCCTAGAAATGTAAATGGAACCTTTTCAATATGTCTGTTCACAGGCTTCACTGTTCCAGCATCATAGTTTACAGTTGGAAGGAATTGTTACCGTAGCTGCCAGTAGATTTGTCAACCGCTTTGAAGATCGTTTGCAGGAGTAGGAATAATGCGATataataattgattaattatCAAAGCATTGTGCCCGTCATCGTCTGTTGCGAAACGCTAGTGCCACGGGGCCAGGTAATTTGGTGTTTGGCAGCTAAAGCAATAGAAAGGGCGATGAAAATGAGGGTTTCAAACCATATTGAACGCTGGGTGAGGCAGGGTTTAGAAAATCCAACTAAATCCAATATTGTAGTGGGTTGACATTACACTGGCACGCTGGTGGTTTATATGTTTGTACTGGCATGTTCCTAGAAACGTACCATTCCAACAGACGCACAACATACGCGTGATTTAGTAAATATTTTGTTGCCAACATCATTATTGCTAGTGGCGCAATCGAATCATTCTCCTTCATCAAAAAGGCACCCgccaaaaaacacaaacgggGGAACGGGGTCGAACGCGACTCTCACGTTCATCGTCGTCCGGCACACAGGGACGAGGCGTGATCGGAAAAGCCAAACAAAtacgatcacacacacacacacacacacgcacacacatattcTCCATGAAAGCCCGTCAAATCGGGCAACAACAATAGCTATTATCAGGCATTATTTATCATTCCGCAAATAATCCTCACGCGTATCCCTGAAAGCACCGCGCAGAACCGCACCCCTCCCCACCCTATTTGCCCTCCCGCGTTTGCACACGGACGGTGATGGCAGCACCACACACGGTTCCAATGGCACATTTTATTGGTGTACACATTTTGGGCAGGAATCGTACCGAGCGGGAATGCGTGACTATGACCTGATTAGAGGCGCTTATGCATCTACGCGAACCAATCACATGGAAGCGCCCAGTAGCTTGACGACGCGTTTGCATCCGCGTCGAGAGCTCGCCGGGTAAGCGAGGTGAGAAGCAGCGGAGGGGAAAAGAAACAACCATCATACACACTACATATTATGGCCT
This is a stretch of genomic DNA from Anopheles merus strain MAF chromosome 2R, AmerM5.1, whole genome shotgun sequence. It encodes these proteins:
- the LOC121588915 gene encoding probable salivary secreted peptide, with translation MKGLAVVAAVLLFACLVASQSNNYFWGVRDPRDVLLNRTIAVRSGTILQVKSIDLVYPLKGQVGRNISAISVVDQYTNGKGGYASLYAGGIGYNYTTVHLKSQRGHGYNFIVEIYGR